In Pseudomonas glycinae, the DNA window CATCATCAGCAAGGCATAAGCATCCCTGTTGCCCTGTGGGAGCAAGTCAGCTCCCCAGTGTTCACCACCCGTTTTGAAAAATGTGTACACACGAATGTCACCATCGGTGCCATTTATGTGTGCACTTTTCGTTTCTGCGCCCTGAAAAGTTACATCAAGCTCCAAAAACACTCCCTCCTCGCACTCGCCAAAATCCCTCCCGAAAAATAAATACCTGTTCGAACGGTCAATTTATATCGCTCGTATTTCAACGACTTGGCTCGCCTCAATAACTTTTCGAAATCAGCGATGGTTTTCATAGATCGCCGACTGGCACAGATCTGGCTTTAGTGCATACATGTTTTGTATACAAAAACGCAAAACATGAACCCACACTTTCGATCCGCAAGCCTGAAGCGCCCTATCCCGTACAGGCTGCAGATGCCCCGTAACCAGTGATGTTTTCACCGCCGCGACGAAGATCTGCCGAGCCCGAACGCTCATGCACAGTCATCGCGGCCCGAACATCAGGAGCCTGCCGGAATGCGTACGAGTCTCTCCAATAACAACATCGCGCTGAATCTGCCCGCCTCTTCCCCCCTCGACCACAGCGTGCCCGGTGACGGCATCGCCGAACCGCTGCAACTGAGCCCGCGTCTGCACAACAGTGACCTCGCGCCGACCAAGGTCGAAGGGCGGCGCTGGGGCAAATACAGCATCTTTGCCCTGTGGACCAACGATGTGCACAACATCGCCAACTACTCGTTTGCCATCGGTCTGTACGCCTTGGGCCTGGGCGGCTGGCAGATTCTGCTGTCGCTGGGGATCGGCGCGGCGCTGGTGTATTTCTTCATGAACCTGTCCGGCTACATGGGACAGAAAACCGGCGTGCCATTCCCGGTGATCAGCCGGATCAGTTTCGGCATTCACGGGGCACAGATTCCTGCATTGATCCGGGCGGTGATCGCCATCGCCTGGTTCGGGATTCAGACGTACCTGGCGTCGGTGGTGTTTCGCGTGTTGCTCACGGCGATCCATCCCGGTTTCGCCGACTACGACCACGACTCGATCCTCGGCCTGTCGAGCCTGGGCTGGGTGTGTTTCGTGGCGATCTGGTTCGTGCAGCTGGCGATCCTCGCCTACGGCATGGAAATGGTCCGCCGCTACGAAGCCTTTGCCGGGCCGGTGATTCTGCTGACCGTCGCCTGCCTCGCCGCGTGGATGTACACCCAGGCCAACGCGACCATCGCCTGGTCGATCCGCGAACCACTGACCGGCGGCGAGATGTGGCGCAACATCTTCGCCGGCGGCGCCTTGTGGCTGGCGATCTACGGGACGCTGATCCTCAACTTCTGCGACTTCGCCCGCTCTTCGCCGTGCCGCAAGACGATCAAGATCGGAAATTTCTGGGGTCTGCCGGTCAATATTCTGGTGTTCGCCGGGATCACTGTCCTGCTGTGCGGTGCGCAATTTCAGATCAACGGCCGGATCATCGAAAGCCCGACCGAAATCATTGCGTCGATTCCCAACACGTTCTTTCTGGTACTCGGTTGCCTGGCGTTCCTGATCGTCACCGTGGCGGTGAACATCATGGCCAACTTCGTCGCCCCGGCCTTCGTGCTCAGCAATCTGGCGCCGAAATACCTGACCTTCCGCCGCGCCGGGCTGATCAGCGCGACCATCGCCGTGCTGATCCTGCCGTGGAATCTCTACAACAGCCCGCTGGTGATCGTGTATTTCCTGTCCGGCCTCGGCGCCCTGCTCGGCCCGTTGTACGGTGTGATCATGGTCGACTACTGGCTGATCCGCAAAGGCCGGATCCACGTGCCGCAGTTGTACAGCGAACACCCTGACGGTGCGTATTACTACAGCCGAGGGGTCAACCTGCGGGCGGTGGCGGCGTTCATTCCGGCCGCTTTGATCGCCATCGTTCTGGCACTGGTGCCGGGCTTCCACAGCGTTTCGCCCTTCTCCTGGCTGATCGGCGCCGGCATTGCCGGGATGCTGTACCTGATCATTGCCAAACGCCAGCCGCACTACGCCGACGTCGACGGTGAAGCCATCGCCGTCGACAACGTCAGCCACTGAATCTTTTGGCGGCCCTTCGCGGGGCCGCAGAACCAACCGTAATAAGGACTTCCCATGCGCATTCTCGTGGTCAACGTCAACACCACCGAATCCATCACCCAGGCCATCGCCCGCTCGGCGCAGGCTGTCGCTTCCCCCGGCACCGAGATTGTCGGCCTGACGCCGTACTTCGGCGCCGATTCAGTCGAAGGCAATTTCGAAAGTTACCTGGCCGCCATCGCCGTGATGGACCGGGTGATGTCCTACGACCAGCCGTTCGACGCGGTGATTCAGGCCGGCTACGGCGAACACGGTCGCGAAGGTTTACAGGAATTGCTTAACGTGCCGGTGGTGGACATCACCGACGCGGCCGCCAGCACCGCGATGTTTCTCGGCCACGCCTATTCGGTGGTTACCACGTTGGATCGCACCGTGCCGTTGATCGAGGATCGGCTGAAACTCTCCGGCCTGTGGGATCGCTGCGCCTCGGTGCGCGCCAGTGGCCTGGCGGTGCTGGAGCTGGAACACGAGCCGCAACGGGCGCTGGAAGCGATCGTGCATCAGGCGGAACTGGCGGTGACTCAGGATAAAGCCGAAGTGATCTGCCTCGGTTGCGGCGGCATGGCCGGGCTCGACGAGAAGATTCGCCAGCGCACCGGCGTGCCGGTGGTGGATGGCGTCACAGCGGCCGTGACCATCGCCGAATCGCTGGTGAGACTGGGCCTGTCGACCTCCAAGGTGCGCACGTACGCGACGCCACGGCCAAAAACCATCATCGGCTGGCCAGCACGTTTTGCGCGTTAAAGCGCTCGGCGAGGTCCAGGATTGAAAACTGCTCGATGACAAAATCGACGAACGCCCGGGTCTTGCCCGGCAGCAGTTTGTGTTCGGCGTAATAAATCGAGATGTTGCCGTCGTCGACGTACCAGTCCGGCAGGACCCGCTGCAACGTCCCCGCCTCAAGATAGCCGACGGCGAACGGCATGCTCACCAGCGCAATCCCCAACCCCTGCGCCGCCGTGGCGCAGGCGGCTTCGGAATCACTCATGGTCATTCGTGCCTTGAGGGTCAGCGGGCTGTGTTGCCGGGTGCGATGCGTCAACTGCCAGGAGCGCACGCGACCGGTTTGCGGTGAGCGGATCAGGATGCCGTCGTGCAGCTTGAGCACGTCCGGCTCGCTGATCGGCGCGTATCGATCCAGATAATCCTTGGAAGCCACCAACACCCGATGCGCCGGTGTGAGCCTGCGCGCCACCACGCCTTGGGGCAGCTCGAAGCCACCCCCAATCGCTGCGTCGAACCCTTGGCCGATCAGATCGACCTGGCGGTTATCGAAATGCCAGTCCGGGTTGATCGCCGGAAATTTTTTCAGGAATTCACCCAGCAACGGCACGATGTACAAGCGGCCGAACACCGTGCCCATGCTGACTTTCAGCGTGCCCGCCGGTTGACCGCCGGCACTGGCCAGATTGTTCACCGCGTTCTGGATGGTGGTGAGGCTGCCGCTGACCTCACTCAGAAACAATTGCCCCGCTTCCGTCAGGGTCAAGCGACGGGTGCTACGCTGGAACAGCCTCACGCCGAGGCGCGCTTCCAGTTTCGCCACGCTTTTGCCCACGGCGGCCGGCGTCAGGCTCAGGCGGCGCGCGGCCTCGGCAAAGCTGCCGACTTCGGCGCTGCGCACGAAGCATTCGATACTGCTGAAGGTTTCCATGGCCGCCACTCTAAACTTTTGGTTTACACAGACTATAGCAACCACGGTCTACCCGCCCGGTAGCGAGGGGCAGATACTCGACACCACACCAAGGCAGCCTGCCTTGAAACTTCTGGAGATCGAACATGACTACTCAACACCTCAGCGGTAAAGTCGCTCTGATTCAAGGCGGCTCTCGCGGCATCGGTGCCGCCATCGTCAAACGCCTGGCCGCTGAAGGCGCCGCGGTTGCCTTTACCTACGTCAGCTCGGCCGCCAAGGCTGAAGAACTGCAAAACAGCATCACCGCTACCGGCGGCAAAGCCCTGGCGATCAAGGCCGACAGCGCCGACGCCGATGCCATCCGCAACGCCGTGAACGCCACTGTCGAAACCTTTGGCCGCCTCGACATCCTGGTCAACAACGCCGGTGTGTTGGCCGTCGCCCCGCTGGAAGACTTCAAACTGGAAGACTTCGACCAGACCCTGGCAATCAACGTGCGCAGCGTGTTCATCGCCAGCCAGGAAGCCGCCAAGCACATGGGCGAAGGCTCGCGCATCATCAACATCGGCAGCACCAACGCCGACCGCATGCCCTTCGCCGGTGGTGGCGTGTATGCGATGAGCAAATCCGCACTGGTCGGCCTGACCAAAGGCCTGGCCCGAGACCTCGGCCCACGCGGCATCACCATCAACAACGTGCAACCCGGCCCGGTCGATACCGACATGAACCCGGCCCACGGCGAGTTCGCCGACAGCCTGATTCCGCTGATGGCCGTCGGCCGTTATGGCACGGCCGAGGAAATCGCCAGCTTCGTCGCCTACCTCGCAAGCCCGGAGGCCGGTTATATCACCGGGGCCAGCCTGACCATCGACGGTGGTTTCGGCGCCTGATTGATCGGATAGTCGATAACGAAAAACGCCGCCCCTCCTTTGACAGAGGGGCGGCGTTTTTTTTGTTCGCGATTTGATCAAGCCCAGTCGAGCGCCGGCAACCCGCAAGCACTCGGCGTGAACGCTTTCAACGTACGAAGAATCCCGTCGGCGTGTGCGTATTTTTCATCGGCCATGGCGGCATCGGGGATGGCGATGGCAGTCATGCCGGCTGCTTTCGCGGCTGTCACACCGAACGGCGAATCTTCGAACACCAGGCAATCTTCCGGCGCAACACCGAGTCGGCGAGCAGCGGTGAGGAAGATGTCCGGCGCCGGTTTGGCCGCACCGACTTCCGGGTCGTCAGCGGTGACGATGAAGTCGAACAACGCGAACCAGTCGCGGTGCAACGTGGTTTTCTGACCGAACGACTGACGCGATGAGCTGGTGCCGACGGCAATCGGAATGTTGTGCGCCTTGAGGTGGCGGATCAGTTCCTCGGCGCCCGGCATCGCTTGCGCGGTGGGAAAACGCTCGCGCATCAGCGGCTCGCGGATCACCAGAAATTCTTCGGCGGTGATCGGCAGGTCCAGCGCCTCGACCACATAACGGGCCAGATCGCCGGCGCCACGGCCGATGATGTTCTGCTTGATGCTCCAGTCGAAAGTGCGCCCGTAACGCTCGGCAATCAGCGAGGTAACCTCGGTGTAGATGCCCTCGGTGTCCAGCAGCAAACCGTCCATGTCGAAAATCACGGCCTTGATCGGGCCAAACGCCTTCAGCGGTGCATTCATCATCGGATCCGTTATCAAAGACATCCCGCGCGACGTGGATAGCGCCGCTGCTCGGATCTGATTAAAGGGTTCAGCAGCATAACGAGCGCGGCCAAGG includes these proteins:
- a CDS encoding NCS1 family nucleobase:cation symporter-1 is translated as MRTSLSNNNIALNLPASSPLDHSVPGDGIAEPLQLSPRLHNSDLAPTKVEGRRWGKYSIFALWTNDVHNIANYSFAIGLYALGLGGWQILLSLGIGAALVYFFMNLSGYMGQKTGVPFPVISRISFGIHGAQIPALIRAVIAIAWFGIQTYLASVVFRVLLTAIHPGFADYDHDSILGLSSLGWVCFVAIWFVQLAILAYGMEMVRRYEAFAGPVILLTVACLAAWMYTQANATIAWSIREPLTGGEMWRNIFAGGALWLAIYGTLILNFCDFARSSPCRKTIKIGNFWGLPVNILVFAGITVLLCGAQFQINGRIIESPTEIIASIPNTFFLVLGCLAFLIVTVAVNIMANFVAPAFVLSNLAPKYLTFRRAGLISATIAVLILPWNLYNSPLVIVYFLSGLGALLGPLYGVIMVDYWLIRKGRIHVPQLYSEHPDGAYYYSRGVNLRAVAAFIPAALIAIVLALVPGFHSVSPFSWLIGAGIAGMLYLIIAKRQPHYADVDGEAIAVDNVSH
- a CDS encoding aspartate/glutamate racemase family protein translates to MRILVVNVNTTESITQAIARSAQAVASPGTEIVGLTPYFGADSVEGNFESYLAAIAVMDRVMSYDQPFDAVIQAGYGEHGREGLQELLNVPVVDITDAAASTAMFLGHAYSVVTTLDRTVPLIEDRLKLSGLWDRCASVRASGLAVLELEHEPQRALEAIVHQAELAVTQDKAEVICLGCGGMAGLDEKIRQRTGVPVVDGVTAAVTIAESLVRLGLSTSKVRTYATPRPKTIIGWPARFAR
- a CDS encoding LysR family transcriptional regulator, translating into METFSSIECFVRSAEVGSFAEAARRLSLTPAAVGKSVAKLEARLGVRLFQRSTRRLTLTEAGQLFLSEVSGSLTTIQNAVNNLASAGGQPAGTLKVSMGTVFGRLYIVPLLGEFLKKFPAINPDWHFDNRQVDLIGQGFDAAIGGGFELPQGVVARRLTPAHRVLVASKDYLDRYAPISEPDVLKLHDGILIRSPQTGRVRSWQLTHRTRQHSPLTLKARMTMSDSEAACATAAQGLGIALVSMPFAVGYLEAGTLQRVLPDWYVDDGNISIYYAEHKLLPGKTRAFVDFVIEQFSILDLAERFNAQNVLASR
- a CDS encoding 3-oxoacyl-ACP reductase family protein — translated: MTTQHLSGKVALIQGGSRGIGAAIVKRLAAEGAAVAFTYVSSAAKAEELQNSITATGGKALAIKADSADADAIRNAVNATVETFGRLDILVNNAGVLAVAPLEDFKLEDFDQTLAINVRSVFIASQEAAKHMGEGSRIINIGSTNADRMPFAGGGVYAMSKSALVGLTKGLARDLGPRGITINNVQPGPVDTDMNPAHGEFADSLIPLMAVGRYGTAEEIASFVAYLASPEAGYITGASLTIDGGFGA
- a CDS encoding HAD-IA family hydrolase, whose protein sequence is MNAPLKAFGPIKAVIFDMDGLLLDTEGIYTEVTSLIAERYGRTFDWSIKQNIIGRGAGDLARYVVEALDLPITAEEFLVIREPLMRERFPTAQAMPGAEELIRHLKAHNIPIAVGTSSSRQSFGQKTTLHRDWFALFDFIVTADDPEVGAAKPAPDIFLTAARRLGVAPEDCLVFEDSPFGVTAAKAAGMTAIAIPDAAMADEKYAHADGILRTLKAFTPSACGLPALDWA